TCGGCGTCGTCTTCAGGTACTTCTCCCTCGCGGGCGTGTTGTAGAACAGGTCCCGGACCTCGACGGTCGTCCCCGCCGGGCACCCCACGGGCCCGACCGACTCGACCTCGCCACCTTCGTACACCAGTTCTGTCCCGGTCTCGGCGTCCGTACTCGCCTCGGTCCCGTCGTCGTGCGGCCGGGTCCGGATGGTCAGCCGCGAGACCGCGCCGATGGTGTGCAGCGCCTCGCCGCGGAACCCGAGCGTCGACACGCCGGCCTCGAGGTCGTCGACGTGCCGGATCTTGCTCGTCGTGTGCTCGCGGACCGACGCGCGGACGTCGGCCTCGGTCATCCCGTGGCCGTCGTCGCGCACCGTCACGCCGCCGACGCCGCCGTCGTCGACGGCGACCGCGACCCGGCCCGCGCCCGCGTCGATCGCGTTCTCGACGAGCTCCTTCACGACCGACGCCGGGCGTTCGACGACCTCGCCGGCCGCGATGCGCTCGACGGTCCGGGCGTCGAGTTCGCGGATGTCCGTCTCCGTCATACCGCTATCGTGGGCGGGCGGCGTCAAACGCGTGACGGTCCAGCACCGTCGACGGTCGCGGCCGCGTTACTGCTGACGTAGCCGGTGCCGCGTGGGTCGCGACCGCGGTCAGTCCCGGCAGTCGCCGTGGGTCTCGAGGAGCGTCTGCGCGATGCGGTCGCGGTCCCGGTCGACGTCCTCGATCGGTCCCGGCGAGAACGGGCCGACGTCGAGCGCGCCAAGGCGGTCGGTGCGCGCCCGCCACACCGTCGCGAGCGAGAGCGTGCTCCCGGGTTCGATGCGGTCGTCGGGGAGGTACTCGGCGGGCATCGTCAGCGCGCCGTCGTCGACGACGTGCATGGACCGGAGGTCGTCGTACCGCCGTCGCGCGCCGTCGTCGAGGTCGCTCGGCCAGAACGCCGGGACGAGCGCGACTCGGTCGCCGTCGCGCTCGACCGTGAACGTCGGTTCGGTGTCCATGTCCGACGCTACTCGCTCATCGTGCTAAACGTTGACGCACCACTCGGCGTGGTGGACGGCGACGCACCACGACCGGCAGCGCCGCTGGGGTCGCTCGCGGTCGGCAGCGCTGCTGGGGTCGCTCGCGGTCGAACGGCGTCGAAAGAAGCGAGTGCGGGGCCGCTAGAACTTCTCGAGGTAGCGTTCCTTCTCCCACTCGGAGACCGAGACGCGGTAGTCCTGGAACTCCGCGCGCTTCGCCTCCAGGAACTTCTCGGTGACGTGCTCGCCGAGCGCGTCCTGCACGACCTCGTCGGCCTCGAGCGCGTCGAGGGCCTCGCCGAGGTTCTCCGGGAGCGTCTCGATCCCGTACTCCTCGCGTTTGGCCTCGTCGAACTCGTAGATGTTCTCGCGGACCGGCTCGTCGCAGTCCATCTTCTGCTCGATCCCGTCCAGGCCCGCGTGGATGAGCGCCGCGAACGCGAGGTAGGGGTTACAGGACGGGTCCGGGAAGCGCGCCTCGATGCGGCTCGCCGCCGGCACGCGCGCCGCCGGCTTCCGGATGAGCGCCGAGCGGTTCCGGTCGGACCACGCCACGTACACGGGTGCCTCGTAGCCCGGCACCAGGCGCTTGTAGGAGTTCACGGTCGGGTTCGCGACCGCCGCGATCGCGGGTGCGTGCTCGAGGATGCCGGCCGTGAACTGCTTCGCGGTCTCGCTCAGGTCGAACTCGTCGTCGCCGTCGTGGAACGCGTTCTCGCCGTCCTGGAACAGCGAGAAGTGCGTGTGCATCCCGCTGCCGTTGATGCGCGCGATCGGCTTCGGCATGAACGTCGCGTGCAGGCCGTGCTCGGACGCGATGGCGCGAACGACCGCGCGGAAGGTCGCGACGTTGTCCGCCGTCGACAGCGCGTCGTCGTACTCGAAGTTGATCTCGTGCTGGCCCTCCGCGACCTCGTGGTGGCTCGCCTCGACCTCGAACCCCATGGATTCGAGGCCGAAGATGATGTCGCGACGCACGTCCTGCGCGAGGTCCTTCGGCGCCAGGTCGAAGTAGCCGCCGGCGTCGTTCGTCTTCGTCGTCGCGCGGCCGTCCTCGTCCTCCTCGAACAGGAAGAACTCGGGTTCGGGCGCGGCGTTGACGGTGTACCCGAGCTCGTCAGCGCGCTGGATGGCCGTCTTGAGGACGCCGCGCGGGTCGCCCGCGAACGGCTCGCCCGTGGACGTGTTGATGACGTCGCACATGAGGCGCGCGGCACCGCCGTCCGCCTTCGACCGCCACGGGAGGACCGCGAACGTCTCGGGGTCCGGGTCGAGACGCATGTCGGACTCCTGGATGCGGACGAAGCCGTTGATCGAGGACCCGTCGAAGTAGATGCCCTCGGTGAACGCCTTCTCCGCCTGCCGTGCGGGCACGGACACGTTCTTGACCGTCCCCAGGATGTCCGTGAACTGCAGGCGCAGGAAGTCGATGTTCTCCTCGTCGATCGTCTCGAGTACCGCCTCCTCCTTCTCGGAGAGGTTACCGCTTGTCATCTTATGCTCGAATCGATAATTGACTTCCAGCACAAAAACCTTAGTGATGAGCGCAAACTTTAGAATCTCTTCGAGCGATTGCACGTTCGTAAAGTTCTAAACCCTCCAGGTACGAAGTCAACGTAATGACGTACGAAAATCTCGACGCGAAGTTGGTGAATGCACTACTCGGCGACGGTCGCGCGAGCCTCCGGTCGCTCGCCGAAGATCTCGACGTCTCCGTGACGACCGTCTCGAACCACCTCAGCGACCTCGAAGACCAGGGCGTCATCCGGGGATACACGCCGATCGTCGACTACGACGAACTCGGGTACGACGTCACCGCGTTCATCCAACTGAAGGTCGAAGGGAGCGCGCTCCCGGACATCACCGAACGCCTCCAGGGGCACAAGCAGATGACGAGCGTCTACGAGGTCACCGGCGACTACGACGTCGTCGCCATCGGGAAGTTCACCGACACCGACGGCATGAACGACCAGATCAAGGCGCTGCTCACCGACCCCGACATCAACGAGTCCAACACCAGCGTCGTCCTCAACACCGTCAACGAGAACGAACAGTTCACGCTCGACGTAGAGGAGTAACTGGCTGTTCCAGCGTACGGCGACCGCGAGGTCGCCGTTTCCGCGACTGACTGTTCCAGCGTACGGCGACCGCCAGGTCGTCGTTTCGCGTTCGATTCGGCGGTGGTGTCTGCCGAATGCGAACCCTCTTTCCGCGAGTTCGCGCTATGAGTGAGTCATGAGTACGCGCTTCGCCACGACCGCTGAACTGGTCCAAGAGTTGGCGTCGCGGTCGTTCGATCGGCCGCCGGCGATCGTCTGTAACGCGCACGTGACGGGCCTGGGCGTCGCTCGGGCGCTTTCGGCGCACGGGGTGCCGGTGATCGCGCTGGACCGGACGCCGGACGGCGTCGCGCCGGGGTCGACGGCGGTCGCGGCGGCGGGCGCGGTGACGTACCCGCTCGACGACGTGAACGGGTTCCGGGAGGACCTGGAGGCGATTTCGGGGGCGCTCGAGGACGACCCGGTCGCGTTCGCGTGCATGGACGAGTGGGTGCACGGGCTGGTTGCGGCGGACCCCGAGGGCGTCCGGTTGCCGTTCGCGGTGGACGCGATCGACGGCGTGCTCGACAAGACGGCGCTGTACGCGCGCTGCGAGCGCCTGGACGTCCCCTATCCCGAGACGTACCGCATCGAGGAGGCGGGCGTCGACGGCGACGGCCCGCCCGTCCGGACTGCGGATGAGGCCGCGGCCGAACTCGGGTTCCCGCTCGTCGTGAAGCCCGCTCGCAAGCGCGAGTTCGAGGAGGCGGTGGGGACGAACGTCGTCGAGGTCGCGGACCGCGACGAGTTCCGGGAGGTCGTCGACGGCGCGGCCGCTGACGGCATCCGCGTGATGGCCCAGGAGCGCGTGGACGTCGCCACGGGCGAGGACCGCTCGCTCGCGTCCTACCGCGGCCCCGATGGGGACGTCCTCGGCGTCGTCGGCAATGCTCGCGTCCGGTACCCGCGCGGGTACGGGACGTCCTGCGTCGTCGACGTCGTCGACAACCCCGCGCTCCGCGAGCGCGCGACGGCCGTCCTCGACGACGCGGGCTACCACGGCATCAGCGAGAGCGAGTTCGTCTACGACCGCGACCGCGAGGCGTACGTGCTCCTCGACGTCAACACGCGCCCCTGGAAGTGGATCTCGCTGCCCGTCGCCGCGGGCGCGAACCTCCCGATGGCTGCGTACGCCGACGCGGTCGCGAACGCGGACGCCGTCGCGAACGTGGACGCGGTCGCGGACCCGGACGCGGTCGACGCACACGACGAGCCTGGACCGGCTCGAGACCCGCGCTGGGTGTTCCTCGCCGACTACGTGCAGGCGGTCGCCGGGGACGGCGGGGACGTCCTCTCGCGCGAGGAGTGGTACGCCCTCGTCCAGGGCGACGTCGCCACGCCCGCCGAACTCGAATCGCACGCGAACGACGCGACGACGGACGTCGTCGCGGGCGTCTACCGCCCCGACGACCCCGACCCGACCTACCAGCTCCTCCGGACGGAACTCGGGCTCCGCGAGTACTACTGCGCCTGCTGACCGCCGACGCGGTCGCGTTCCGGTCCCGCGAGGCCGTCGGGGTCGCCGGGGAATGTCGCCGCAATCGCGGTCCCTTACGCCGTCCCTGCAGTACGCGTCGGCATGCCCGACGACCACGTCCACCTCAACCTCTTCACGATGAACGCGGTGGAGCACGTCACCGTCGGCTCCTGGCGGTACCCCGGCGACCAGTCCGCGCGGTACACCGACCGCGAGTACTGGACCGAGGTCGCCCGGACCGCCGAACGCGGCGGGTTCGACGGCGTGTTCTTCGCGGACGTTCGCGGCATCTACGACGTCTACGGCGACGACCGCGACCCCGCAATCGAGCGCGCCGTCCAGACGCCCTCGAACGACCCCGCGTACCTCGTGCCCGCGATGGCCGAAGCGACCGACCACCTCGGGTTCGCCGTCACGAAGTCGACGTCGTACAACCACCCCTACCAGCTCGCCAGGGAGTTCTCGACGCTCGACCACGTCACGGACGGCCGCGTCGCGTTCAACGTCGTCACGAGCTACCTCGAGTCCGCGGCGGCGAACCTCGGCGTCGGCGACCGCATGGACCACGACGAGCGCTACGACCGCGCGGAGGAGTTCATGGACGTCTGCTACGCGCTCTGGGAGGACTCCTGGGACGACGACGCCGTCGTCCGCGACCGCGACTCGGGCCGCTACTCGAATCCCGAAAAGGTCCGTGCGATCGACCACGACGGCGAGCACTTCCGGGTTCCGGGTCCGCACGGCTGCGAGCCGAGCCCGCAGCGGACGCCCGTCGTCTACCAGGCCGGGTCGAGCGACCGGGGCCGCGCATTCGCGGCGAAGAACGCCGAAGCCGTCTTCGTCTCCCAGCCGACGCCCGAGAAGGTCGAGGCGTACGTGGCGGACCTCCGGGAGCGCGCCGCCGCGCACGGCCGCGACCCCGACGAACTCGCCTTCTTCCCCGGCATCGTCCCCATCGTCGCCCCAACCGAAGCGCTCGCCGAAGCCAAGGCGGAGAGCTATCGAGACGCCGTCGACGTCGAGGGCGTCCTCACGCTCCTCTCCGGGTTCGTAGACGTGGACCTGAGCGAACTCGACCCCGACCAGCGGATCGAGCACATCGAGACCGACGCCATCCAGGGCACCGTCAACGCGTTCGCCGGCGGCGAGAGCGACTGGACGGTCCGCGAGATGGCCGAGTTCGCCGGCCTGGGCACGACGTCGCCCGTCGTCGTCGGCACCCCCGAGCAGGTCGCCGACGAGATCGAGTACTGGTACCGCGACGTCGGCGTCGACGGCTTCAACGTCAAGGAGGTCGCGCGGCCCGAGACACTCACTGACTTCGTCGACCTCGTCGTCCCCGAACTCCGCGACCGCGACCTCCTCCGCGAGACGTACGAGGCCGACACCCTCCGCGGGAACCTGTTCGGTCGCGACCGCCTCAGCGACACGCATCCCGCGAAGCAGGACGGTTGAACGAGCGGCAGTCGCTCCGTCCGACGAGCCAACGGCTCCGTGACCGAGCGCGCGAAAGAAGAAATCGGCGTGTTCTGAGTCAGTACGTCGGCCGATTGGTGGGAGTCTCGTTGGCCTGAACAGCGCTTACATCGCGCCGCCCATGCCACCCATGCCGCCCATGCCGCCCATGCCGCCGGCGCCACCGGGGCCGTCGTCGTCGCCCTTGTCGGTGGACAGGTCGCCAGCGGAGATGATGTCGTCGATTTTCAGCACGAGGTTCGCGGCCTCGGTGGCCGAGGTCAGCGCCTGCTCCTTGGCGTGCGCGGGCTCGACGACGCCGGCGTCGAACGTGTCGACGACGTCGCCGCTGAAGACGTTCAGGCCGGCGCGCTTCTCGCCGTCCTCGTGGGCCGCGCGGAGCTCGACGAGCGTGTCGATGCTGTCGAGTCCGGCGTTCTCGGCGAGGACGCGCGGGACGAGTTCGAGGGCGTCCGCGTACGCCTCGACGGCGAGCTGCTCGCGTCCCTCGACGCTGTCGGCGTAGTCGCGCAGGCGGTTCGCGACCTCGACCTCGATGGCGCCACCGCCAGCGACCACGCGGCCGTCGCGGACCGTCGAGGAGACGACGTCGAGCGCGTCGGTGACGCCGCGCTCGAGCTCGTCGACGACGTGCTGCGTGGAGCCGCGGAGGATGAGCGTCACGCCGTGGGCGTCGTCGTCGCCCGTGACGTAGAACATCTCGTCCTCGTCGTCGCGCGTGACGTCACCGAACCCGAGGTCGGCCTCGGAGACGTCGTCGAGGTCGGAGACGATCGCGGCGTCGAGGATCTCCGAGAGGAACTCGATGTCGGACTTCTTGACGCGACGGACGGCGAGGATGCCCTCCTTCGCGAGGTAGTGCTGGGCCATGTCGTCGATGCCCTTCTGGCAGAAGACGACGTCCGCGTCCGTGTCGAGGATCTGGTCGACCTTCTCCTGGAGCTGAGCCTCCTCCTGCTCGATGAACTGCTGGAGCTGGCTCGGGTCGGTGACGTTGACTTCGGTGTCGACGTTCGCCTCCTCGACCTCGACGGCCTCGTTGAGGAGGAGCACCTTGGCGTCCTCGACGGTCTTCGGCATGTCGTCGTGGACGGGGTCCTTGTCGACGACGCCGCCCTTCAGGAGCTCGCTCTCACTCGCGGAGCGACCCGTCTGGGTCTCGATGTTGAGGAAGTCCATGTCGACGAGGGTCTCCTCGTCGCTCGCGACGGCGACCTGGGAGACGGCGTCGACGATGAGCTGACCGAGGTGTTCCTTGTCGAGTTCCGCGCCCTTGCCGGTCATCGACGTCTCGGCGACCTTCTGGAGGAGCGCTTCGTCGTCGGGGTCGACGCGCTCCGCGACGTCGTCGACCTCCTGGCGGGCCTGCTGGCTCGCGAGGTGGAAGCCCTTGATGATGGCCGTCGGGTGGATGTCCTGCTCGAGGAGGTCCTGGGCGTTCTTGAGGAGTTCGCCCGCGACCGCGACGGCGGTCGTGGTGCCGTCACCGGCTTCGTCCTCCTGGGTCTCGGCGACTTCGATGATCATCTCGGCCGTCGGGTTGTCGATGTCCATCTCCTTGAGGATGGTGACGCCGTCGTTCGTGATGGTGACGTCGCCCATCGAGTCGACGAGCATCTTGTCCATCCCCTTCGGACCGAGTGTGGAACGCACGGCCTCCGCGACGGCGCGTGCGGCGGAGATGTTGTACTCCTGCGCGTCCTTGTCCTTGACGCGCTGGGATTCGTCCGACATTACGATCATGGGCTGGCCTTGGGCCATTCGCTGACTCATAGTTCACCTGCATCTATGAATGTGATTCGTAATAAAGGTGCCTTATTTGGAATCTGCCACGTCGCCGAGGCCAGACGATGGATGGGGAGAAACCACCCGACGTAACGACCTTCTACGAGCTAGTTTGCGTCGTGTTACCACGCTTCGATATGCGGGGATTGCCGGTGCAGCCCCTACTTTATATAGTGGATGGGCGCTGTGTTCGCGAGCCGGTAGCACGACGGAACCCCGGGTTCGATTCGGTAGACGCTCTGTGTCGCCCGCGAAGCGTGGACTAACGGTCCGATAACTAACCGGGTAGGGGCGGAACGTGCGCTCCCGATGCCCCAAGACCACTCGCCGACGGACGGATCGCCGGACGACGCCGACCGCCGGTGGTTCCTTCGATCGGTCGCGACCGCCGCCGCCGGTGGCGGGCTCGCGTCCATCCTCGGCGACCGCGACCTCGTCCAGCCCGTCGCCGCGAGCGACCTGGCGTCCGTCGACCCCGCGAGCGTCCAGGTCGACGCGACCGCGGATCCCGACGAGGTCTTCCCGCAGTCCGTGATGAGCGGCGGGCCGACGCCCACGGGCGCGATCGCGTGGACGCGCGTCGCGCCGTCGGCGGCGGCCGGGAACGGATTCCTCGTCCTCCAGGTCGCGACCGACCCCGAGTTCGCCGACGTCCAGCACTCGACGGTGATCCCGAACGGCCGGTACGCGGCCGACCACGACCACACCGTCCAGGTCGACCTCGACGGCGAACTCACCCCCGACTCGTTCTACCACTACCGGTTCGTCTACGACGGGACGGCCACGCGCACCGGCCGCCTCCGAACCCTCCCCGAACCCGACGCCAGCCCCGAGTCCCTCCGCGTCGCCGTCGTCTCCTGCCAGGACTACCAGAACGGCTACTACGGCGCCCACCACCACGTCGCCCAGGAGGAACTGGACTACCTCGTCCACCTCGGGGACTTCGTCTACGAGTCCGCGAACGGCCAGTACACCGCACCCGGGCGGTCCGTGCCCGACGACCGACAGCTGTCGCTCCCCAGCGGCCGGCCGCTCGCCGAGACACTGGACGACTTCCGGTACCTGTACGATCGGTACAAGCGCGACCGGTTCCTCCAGGAAGCGCTCGAACGCCACACCGTGATCGCGGGCTGGGACGACCACGAGGTCGGGAACGACCGCTACTGGGACGCCGCCGCCGACGCGCCCGTCCTCCCGAACAAGCGCCGCGGCGACGACCCCGAGTTCGCGATGGAAGTCACCGCGAACGGCATCCAGGCGTGGGTCGAGCACGTCCCGATGCGCGTCGACTACGACCCGTCCGCCGAGCACCTCCACGACCAGCTCCGGCTCTGGCGCCGGCTCGAGTTCGGCGACCTCGTCGACCTCGCCGTCACCGACGAACGACTGTTCCGGGACGGCCCGCCGTGCCCCGGCGGCGACGTCGTGACGTGCTTCCGGGAGGACGAACGCGGTCGGACGATGCTCGGCGACGAACAGAAGCAGTGGTGGAAGGACTGGACGAAGAACTCGACGGCGCGGTGGACGACGTGGCTGAACGAGGTCCTGACGATGCCGCTCACGCACGGCGAGGGCTGGAACCAGGTGGAGGTCCTCCACGACGCCTGGGACGGCTTCCAGCACGAACGCCACCAGCTCATGCGGCACCTCCGCCGGCACGGCCCGCGGAACTTCGTGACGCTCACCGGCGACCTCCACTGCGCGATGGCGGGCATCCAGCACGGGCACTACGGCGAGTTCGGGCGCGGCGACCGCGGCCCGCGCGTCGGCGTGGAACTCCTCACGCCCGCGATCTCCAGCACGAACGCCGCGGACGTCCTCACGTACCCGACGTGGCTCGACGACGAGGACGTCGACGACTTCGCAACGGCCGAGAACGAGCACCTGACGTTCGTAGACTGGCACGAGCACGGGTACGCCGTCGTCGAGTTCACGCGCGACGAAGCGAGGTACACCGCGTACAGCGTCGACAGCACCGAGAACAGCGAGGACGCCACCAGGCGCACGCTCGCCGAGTACGTCGTCCCCGACGGCGAGCATCGGCTGCGACGGAAGCGCTGATCGCCGACGTCGACTGGCTGTCGTCGCCGGTCAGACCTCCACTGCGTCGAGCAGCCCCGGCGATTCGTTCCCGGGGTCGTTGACTGCCGTCGACACCGGGTACGACCGCATGTCGCCGCCGTAGGGCTCGAGGAGCGACGCGGCCTCGTCCGGGTCCCCTCGGAGCCACGTCGACTCGTCCTCGCGGTCGAGGACGACCGCCATCCGGTGGTGGAGGTCCGCGACGACGTCGTTCGGCTCCGTGGTGAGGACGGTGAAGGACTCGACGCGCCGCCGCCGGTCGTCGCCGTCGCTGCCCGCGCCGTCGCCGCTGCCCGCGTCGTCGCCGCTGCCCGCGTCGTCGCCGCTGCCCGCGCCGAACGCCGCGAGACTGGACTGGGCGACCTCGCCCTCCCAGACCTCGTACAGGCCCGCCATCGCGAACACCGACTCGTCGCCGAGCGTCACGCGGTACGGCTGCTTCCCGCCACCGCGCTCGACCCACTCGTAGAACCCGTCCGCGGGTACGAGACAGCGCCGTCGCTCGAACGCCTCCCGGAACGACCGCTTCTCGCGCACCGTCTCCGACCGCGCGTTGATCGGTCGCGCCGCGTCGTCGGGCTCGTCCACCCACGACGGCACCAGCCCCCACTCGTGGAACGCCACGCCCACGCCGTCGCCGTCGCGCGCACCAGTGGCCGCCTCGCTCGCGGCATCGTCGTGGCCGCCGTGGCCCTCCTCGTCGTGCTCGTCGTCGACGTCGACGCCCGTCCGGACGACCGGCAGAGACTGCCGCGGCGCCGCGTTGTACCGCGGCTCGTACCGCTCGGGGACGTGCACGCCGAAGCGCTCCGAGAGGTCTCTCGCCGGAACCGTCAACGTGTATCGGCCGCACATACCCTCGCGTACGCGAGCAACCAGTATAGGCCCACCGTCGCCGGCGACCCGTTCGATGCCGGCACGTCCTCCGGCCGTCAGCTGCGCGTCTTCCGGTCGTCCTCCGCTCGCCCTCAGTCCCGGTCGTCCGCGAGCGGCAATCGAACGGTGACGCTCGTCCCCGACGCGTCCGTCGTCACGTCGACCGACCCACCCTCGTCCTCCACGAGCCAGTTCACGAGCCACAGCCCCAGGCCGTCGCTGTGACTCAGCGGCGTCTCCGCGGTCGCGTCGAACACCTCGCGCTCGTGCTCGGGGATCCCCGGCCCGTCGTCGTGCACCTCCACGACCGCCATCGCGTCCCCGTCCGCTGGATGCTCCTCGCGCGCCACCACGTCCACGCGCTGCGTGTCGCCCTCGTTGTGCTCCGCGGCGTTCTCCAGGACGTTCTCGAACACGAACGGAATGCGGTCGCTCACCGACACCCACAGCGCCTCCGGCGCGAACGTCGAGAACGCCGCGTCGTACGGCTCTTCAAGTCCCTCGACGGTCCGCCGCAGGTGCGGCGCCAGATCGAACGGCTTCTTCGTCACGTCCGTCTCGAACGCCCGCTCCAGCTCGCGAGCGCGCTCGCCGAGCGCCACCAGGTCGTGGGCCGCCGCCGCGATCTCCTCGGCCGCCTCGATCTCGTCCGGCAGCGTCTCCGCGTACCCCGCGACGATGTTCGCCGTCGTCCGGATGTCGTGCCGGAGCACGCGATTCAGGACCGACAACTGCTCGGCCTGCCGGCGCAACTCGCGCTCCCGGCGCTCGCGCCCGGAGACGTCCCGGCCGACGCCACAGAACCCGACCGGCTCCCCGTCGCCGTCCGACAGCCGCGTCCCCGTCAACTCGTACGGCCGCGCCTCTCCCGCCGCCGTCTCCAGGTCGACCTCGACCGTCGCCGCACCCTGCTCCAGGATTATCGCGATGGCGCGCGCGATCCGCTCGCGGTCCTCGCGCACCACGAACTCCGGCGCCGGCCGCCCCTCCAACTCGGCGTCCCCCAGTCCCGTCACGTCCGCGAGCGCCGAATTCCAGTAGCGACACCGCCCCGAGTCGTCGAACACGTAGAACGCGTCCATCATCGAATCCAGCGCCTGCTCGAAGAACGATTCCGCCTCCCCGAGCGCCCGGCGCGACCCCGCGTACGCCACCGCGCGCTCCACGCGATGCGCGAGCACCTCCCCCGCACCCGCCCGCGTCACGTCCACCACCTCGTCCGCACCCGCCGCCAACGCCCCCGACACCCCGCCGTCACCGCCGTGCGTCACCACCACCACCGGCACCCGCGACGCCACCTCCGCCACCGCATCCACGAACGCCGACAGCGACATCGTCGGCGGACTCGGCCCCACCACCACGCAATCCACCACCCCCACCGCCGCCGCCGTCACCACCGCATCCACGTCCGCCACCTCGTTCACGTCGCACTCCGGCAACAACCCCGCGACGTCCACGCCAACGGCGCACACGCTCACGCCAGCCGTCGCTTCCACACCCGACGCGAACTCGCGGAACACGACCCCAACCACACCCCCCGCCCTCAAAAGCACTCGCGGCAACACAGCTCTCGAAACGCACCACGCAACCCACGATGCCGACCGCCGACACCCCTCACTCACACTCGACAGCCCACTCGCGACGCTCGTCACCACTATCGCTCACCGTTCGTTAGTCCGGTTCAGAAGCGCCAGGACAGGGATTCGAACCGATACGAGACGATCGCCCTCGCTCCGCTTGAGCGCTGCGACTCGTAGGGTTCAAATCCCCTGGTTCGCGTTCTTCGCCGTCGCGACTCGCTCGTCGCTGGCGCTCCTCGTTCGTTGCGACGGCGAAGAAACGCCAGGACAGGGATTTGAACCCTGAATCCCATACGGGAACACGCTTTCCAGGCGTGCGCCTTACCGTTCGGCCATCCTGGCTCCGTACGACGATACCCGACTCGGTAATTTAAGGGCTTTGTTTCGGCGCAAGCTCGTTACCGCTTGCGGGCTGCGAAGTACCGTTCGCCGACGTAACTCGCGCCGGTTGCGACGACGCCGACGAGGACGGCGACGCCGATCGCGGGCAGCATGCCGATGCCGTCGTTCCCGAGGAGCACGTACCCCTGGTGGAGGACGAGGAACGCGAGCGCGCCGACGAGCCCCCAGAGGGCCGCGGCCTTCGCCGCGGCGTCCATCACTGCGAGGCGATGACCTCGATCTCGACGTCGACGCCCTTCGGGAGCGCGCCCGCCTGCACTGCCGAGCGCGCCGGCGGGTTGTCGACGAAGTACTCCTTGTACGCGGCGTTCATCTCCTCGAAGTCCTCGATGTCGGCGAGGAACACCGTCGCCTTCAGGACGTCCTCCATCGTCAGGCCTTCCTCTTCGAGGATGCCCTGGACGTTCTCGAGGCTCTGGCGGGTCTGTGTCGTGACGTCCTCGTCGTCGAGCAGTTCGCCGTCGGGCGTCATCGGGATCTGGCCCGCGGTGAACACGAGGTCGCCGTTCGTCGTCGCCTGACTGTAGGCGCCGACCGCTTCCGGTGCGTCGTCCGTGCTGATGATTCGCTTCATGCGCGAACGCACTCGCGGACTCCCTATAAAGACTGGCGGGTCGTCGTCGGTTCCCGCGGACTTTTGCCTGCCGCGAGCGGATTCCGGGACATGAACCGTCGCCGCGCGCTCGCCGGAGCGCTGGCGCTCGCGGCGGGCGTCGGCGCGCGTCGGCTGGCGGCGGCGCGTGTCGACGACGTCCCGCTCGCTCGCGTTCGCGCTCCCGGTCGCGTCGGCGGCACGTTCCACGAGCGCTCGGGGCTCGCGGGCGATCCGGTCCGCGGCGAGATGGACGACCTCGACGCGTACGCACGCGAGGAGTTCGACACCACGCAAGTCGCCGCCGGGGTCCGGCGGTTCTACGAGCGGACGAGCGAGTACCGGACGACCGTCGGCGCGGAGTGGCATCGGCCGTTCCGGACCGGCGCCGCGCTCGCGGCACCCCTCACGAGCCGGGTCGAACAGTTGAACCTCCCCGGGCCGCGCGAGCCGGACCGCGTCCGCGTCG
Above is a genomic segment from Halorubellus sp. JP-L1 containing:
- a CDS encoding PAS domain-containing sensor histidine kinase translates to MFREFASGVEATAGVSVCAVGVDVAGLLPECDVNEVADVDAVVTAAAVGVVDCVVVGPSPPTMSLSAFVDAVAEVASRVPVVVVTHGGDGGVSGALAAGADEVVDVTRAGAGEVLAHRVERAVAYAGSRRALGEAESFFEQALDSMMDAFYVFDDSGRCRYWNSALADVTGLGDAELEGRPAPEFVVREDRERIARAIAIILEQGAATVEVDLETAAGEARPYELTGTRLSDGDGEPVGFCGVGRDVSGRERRERELRRQAEQLSVLNRVLRHDIRTTANIVAGYAETLPDEIEAAEEIAAAAHDLVALGERARELERAFETDVTKKPFDLAPHLRRTVEGLEEPYDAAFSTFAPEALWVSVSDRIPFVFENVLENAAEHNEGDTQRVDVVAREEHPADGDAMAVVEVHDDGPGIPEHEREVFDATAETPLSHSDGLGLWLVNWLVEDEGGSVDVTTDASGTSVTVRLPLADDRD
- a CDS encoding alkaline phosphatase, whose translation is MPQDHSPTDGSPDDADRRWFLRSVATAAAGGGLASILGDRDLVQPVAASDLASVDPASVQVDATADPDEVFPQSVMSGGPTPTGAIAWTRVAPSAAAGNGFLVLQVATDPEFADVQHSTVIPNGRYAADHDHTVQVDLDGELTPDSFYHYRFVYDGTATRTGRLRTLPEPDASPESLRVAVVSCQDYQNGYYGAHHHVAQEELDYLVHLGDFVYESANGQYTAPGRSVPDDRQLSLPSGRPLAETLDDFRYLYDRYKRDRFLQEALERHTVIAGWDDHEVGNDRYWDAAADAPVLPNKRRGDDPEFAMEVTANGIQAWVEHVPMRVDYDPSAEHLHDQLRLWRRLEFGDLVDLAVTDERLFRDGPPCPGGDVVTCFREDERGRTMLGDEQKQWWKDWTKNSTARWTTWLNEVLTMPLTHGEGWNQVEVLHDAWDGFQHERHQLMRHLRRHGPRNFVTLTGDLHCAMAGIQHGHYGEFGRGDRGPRVGVELLTPAISSTNAADVLTYPTWLDDEDVDDFATAENEHLTFVDWHEHGYAVVEFTRDEARYTAYSVDSTENSEDATRRTLAEYVVPDGEHRLRRKR
- a CDS encoding SOS response-associated peptidase codes for the protein MCGRYTLTVPARDLSERFGVHVPERYEPRYNAAPRQSLPVVRTGVDVDDEHDEEGHGGHDDAASEAATGARDGDGVGVAFHEWGLVPSWVDEPDDAARPINARSETVREKRSFREAFERRRCLVPADGFYEWVERGGGKQPYRVTLGDESVFAMAGLYEVWEGEVAQSSLAAFGAGSGDDAGSGDDAGSGDGAGSDGDDRRRRVESFTVLTTEPNDVVADLHHRMAVVLDREDESTWLRGDPDEAASLLEPYGGDMRSYPVSTAVNDPGNESPGLLDAVEV
- a CDS encoding Rid family detoxifying hydrolase, whose protein sequence is MKRIISTDDAPEAVGAYSQATTNGDLVFTAGQIPMTPDGELLDDEDVTTQTRQSLENVQGILEEEGLTMEDVLKATVFLADIEDFEEMNAAYKEYFVDNPPARSAVQAGALPKGVDVEIEVIASQ